Proteins from one Cellulosilyticum lentocellum DSM 5427 genomic window:
- a CDS encoding transglycosylase domain-containing protein encodes MKYIKNLFKGMLILLLVLTISGIGYGYFAYHRTINAYPIKETIVALQNSENYTHFDEISPTFLDAIVAIEDHRFYKHGAVDLIGLGRALITNVVCGNIEQGGSTITQQLAKNLFLDKTQTLERKLKEMFIAYELENLYSKEEILELYVNAIYYGDGNTGITMASQNYFNKTPKELTFDEATLLAGLPQAPSAYALSNHYDAALKRQSQVITALVAFSDDYNHLTDANMP; translated from the coding sequence ATGAAATATATTAAAAATCTATTTAAAGGTATGCTCATTCTTCTACTTGTATTAACTATTAGTGGCATAGGCTATGGTTACTTTGCTTATCATCGCACTATTAACGCCTATCCCATAAAAGAAACAATCGTAGCACTTCAAAATAGTGAGAACTATACACACTTTGATGAAATTAGCCCTACTTTTCTTGATGCCATCGTGGCCATTGAGGACCATCGCTTTTATAAGCATGGTGCTGTAGACCTTATTGGTCTTGGCCGTGCACTCATTACGAATGTGGTCTGTGGTAACATTGAGCAAGGCGGCAGTACCATCACTCAGCAACTAGCCAAAAATCTCTTTTTAGATAAAACACAAACTTTAGAACGTAAGCTCAAGGAAATGTTTATCGCTTATGAATTAGAGAATCTTTATAGTAAAGAAGAAATTCTCGAACTTTATGTCAACGCCATTTATTATGGAGATGGCAATACAGGTATTACTATGGCTAGTCAAAATTACTTTAATAAAACACCTAAAGAGCTTACTTTCGATGAAGCCACTTTATTAGCAGGACTTCCTCAAGCGCCTTCAGCTTATGCACTTAGTAACCATTATGATGCTGCATTAAAAAGACAATCACAAGTTATTACTGCACTTGTTGCCTTTTCTGATGATTATAATCATCTTACTGATGCCAATATGCCTTAA
- a CDS encoding family 10 glycosylhydrolase, translating into MKKVVSVFTVFMLIVSMFSVNALAQTQSKQLRGIWISTVYNLDYPSTKNNISAQKSEFTEKLDQLKAIGINAVFVQVRPKADALYKSHINPWSDVLTGTQGQEPGYDPLAFMVEEAHKRGMELHAWLNPYRVTTSGTDVNALAINHPARLNPSWLFSYNNALYYNPELEEVKVHIVDTVKEIATNYNVDGIHFDDYFYPSSYPLPAGESKDGTVANHRRQAVNDMVSRVSYAIKAINRSSGKNISFGISPAGIWKNNTSDPLGSATSGNEAYYSVYADARTWIQNGWLDYITPQIYWETGHAKADYETLVKWWSNQVVGTSTKLYIGQGIYRDVVATQIDTQLAVNEKYTQVEGSIYFSLRDLLSNRMGSKDKISNYYKANPVTGTGNTGSGGNSSNNGNSNTENGTGSGSSSSNVNPNAVGKTGVVSATTLNIRSGARTDRPVVAKVSSGTKVTILSILGDWYKVKLSNGTVGWASAAYIKVDASQSTTNNGNTAGSTTNTSSFPKQGTVNATSLNIRAGARTDRAIVAKLAKGTKVTILSILGDWYKVKLADGTIGWCVKTYIS; encoded by the coding sequence GTGAAAAAAGTAGTTTCAGTATTCACTGTGTTTATGCTCATAGTGAGTATGTTTAGTGTGAATGCACTAGCCCAAACACAAAGTAAACAATTAAGAGGGATTTGGATATCGACAGTTTATAATTTAGATTATCCAAGCACTAAAAATAATATAAGTGCTCAAAAAAGTGAGTTCACCGAAAAGTTAGACCAGTTAAAAGCCATAGGTATTAATGCTGTTTTTGTACAAGTAAGGCCAAAAGCTGATGCCTTATATAAGTCTCATATTAATCCTTGGTCAGACGTATTAACAGGCACGCAAGGGCAAGAGCCAGGCTATGACCCATTAGCTTTTATGGTAGAAGAAGCACATAAAAGAGGAATGGAACTTCATGCATGGTTAAATCCTTATCGTGTAACAACCAGTGGCACAGATGTTAATGCTTTAGCAATTAATCATCCAGCTCGCTTAAATCCTTCTTGGTTATTTAGTTATAATAATGCACTCTACTATAATCCGGAGTTAGAAGAAGTTAAAGTACATATTGTAGATACAGTTAAAGAAATTGCTACAAACTATAATGTAGATGGGATTCATTTTGATGATTATTTTTACCCTTCTTCTTATCCACTTCCAGCAGGTGAAAGCAAAGATGGCACCGTAGCTAATCATAGACGTCAAGCAGTTAATGATATGGTATCTCGTGTAAGCTATGCTATTAAAGCGATTAATCGTTCTTCAGGAAAGAATATCAGTTTTGGTATTAGCCCAGCAGGTATTTGGAAGAATAATACTTCTGATCCTTTAGGCTCAGCAACATCAGGTAATGAAGCGTATTATTCGGTATACGCTGATGCAAGAACCTGGATTCAAAATGGTTGGCTAGATTACATTACACCTCAAATCTATTGGGAAACAGGTCATGCTAAAGCAGATTATGAAACTTTAGTGAAATGGTGGTCTAATCAAGTAGTAGGTACTTCTACTAAGCTATATATTGGACAAGGGATTTATCGTGATGTAGTGGCAACTCAAATTGACACGCAATTAGCTGTCAATGAAAAGTATACCCAAGTTGAGGGCAGTATTTACTTTAGTTTGAGAGATCTTTTGAGTAATCGTATGGGAAGCAAAGATAAAATTAGCAATTATTACAAAGCAAACCCAGTGACAGGTACAGGAAATACAGGTTCTGGAGGAAACAGTAGTAACAATGGTAATAGTAATACTGAAAATGGTACAGGTTCAGGTTCTTCTAGCAGCAATGTAAATCCTAATGCTGTGGGAAAAACAGGTGTTGTATCTGCAACAACTTTAAATATTAGATCTGGTGCTAGAACAGATAGACCAGTTGTTGCAAAAGTAAGTAGTGGAACTAAGGTTACTATCCTAAGTATTTTAGGAGATTGGTATAAAGTAAAGTTGTCTAACGGCACAGTGGGTTGGGCAAGTGCAGCGTATATCAAGGTAGATGCCAGTCAAAGTACAACTAATAATGGCAATACAGCTGGTAGTACAACAAATACTAGCAGTTTTCCAAAACAAGGTACAGTTAATGCGACGAGCCTTAATATCAGAGCAGGAGCTAGAACAGATAGAGCTATCGTAGCTAAGTTAGCTAAAGGAACAAAGGTTACGATATTATCTATATTAGGAGATTGGTATAAGGTGAAATTAGCAGATGGCACCATTGGTTGGTGTGTAAAGACTTATATTAGTTAG
- a CDS encoding MarR family winged helix-turn-helix transcriptional regulator, protein MISQNLEAITSYLWRQSSERINHLLATETDFNISDYYYLLAIHNMKHPNFGDVADVLSLTKPAISALIKRLQKHQLIEKVQSEEDKRVYYLQLTTKGKEIVEGDYQIYSHIESLISSSVSSDQLQALDCLLEVVISLIRTSQEQN, encoded by the coding sequence GTGATATCTCAAAATCTCGAAGCCATAACAAGCTACTTATGGCGTCAATCCTCAGAACGTATTAATCATCTTTTGGCAACTGAAACCGACTTCAATATTAGTGACTACTATTATCTTCTAGCTATTCATAACATGAAGCATCCCAATTTTGGAGATGTGGCAGACGTTTTATCTCTCACTAAACCAGCTATTTCTGCACTTATAAAAAGACTTCAAAAGCACCAGCTTATCGAAAAGGTTCAATCAGAAGAAGATAAACGTGTGTACTATCTTCAATTAACCACAAAGGGAAAAGAAATCGTAGAGGGCGATTACCAAATTTATTCCCATATTGAATCACTTATTTCGTCTAGTGTTAGTTCAGACCAACTTCAAGCACTAGATTGTTTATTAGAGGTCGTTATTTCTTTAATTCGTACTTCCCAAGAGCAAAACTAG
- a CDS encoding aldo/keto reductase, whose translation MQTMKIGHSDLEVSKIALGTWAIGGGSWWGTNDDNESIKTIRTALDKGINLVDTAPVYGFGHSEEVVGKAIKPVRDQVVLSTKCGLMFDRTVGSYYFSRDGFDVYKNLTKQAIIDSVDQSLKRLGTNYIDILFTHWQSVEPFIVPIEETMEALMALKKAGKIRAIGGSNMSAWHIEEYVRYGELDIIQEKYSLIDRRIEKEILPAAEKYGVTFQAYSPLEQGLLTGKIRKDYVPELGSSRDGKKWYKQENLSKIVDGVDSWLPLCDKYGCTLGNLAIAWVAAQSNNMNVLCGARKLEQIEENALAGNITLETEDVAFMRDSICL comes from the coding sequence ATGCAAACAATGAAGATAGGACATTCTGATTTAGAAGTATCTAAAATAGCTTTAGGAACCTGGGCTATAGGTGGTGGTTCTTGGTGGGGAACTAATGATGATAACGAATCTATAAAAACCATTCGCACGGCATTAGATAAAGGAATTAACCTTGTAGATACAGCACCAGTATATGGATTTGGTCATAGTGAAGAAGTGGTAGGAAAGGCGATTAAGCCTGTACGTGACCAAGTGGTTTTATCAACAAAATGTGGTTTAATGTTCGACCGAACTGTAGGAAGCTATTATTTCTCCAGAGATGGTTTTGATGTCTATAAAAACTTAACAAAACAAGCTATTATTGACTCTGTAGATCAAAGCTTAAAGCGCTTAGGTACTAATTATATAGATATCTTATTTACTCACTGGCAAAGTGTAGAGCCTTTCATTGTGCCTATAGAGGAAACAATGGAAGCCTTAATGGCACTTAAAAAAGCAGGTAAAATTAGAGCTATTGGTGGATCCAATATGTCTGCTTGGCATATTGAAGAGTATGTAAGATACGGTGAGCTAGATATTATTCAAGAAAAGTATAGCTTAATTGATAGACGTATTGAAAAAGAAATTTTACCAGCTGCCGAAAAGTATGGTGTTACTTTTCAAGCTTATTCACCACTGGAACAAGGTTTGTTAACAGGAAAGATTCGTAAGGATTATGTACCAGAGTTAGGTAGCTCAAGAGACGGTAAGAAGTGGTACAAGCAAGAGAATTTAAGTAAGATTGTAGATGGTGTGGATTCTTGGCTACCACTTTGTGATAAATATGGTTGTACGCTTGGGAATTTAGCTATTGCCTGGGTGGCAGCACAAAGCAATAATATGAACGTATTGTGTGGTGCTAGAAAATTAGAACAAATAGAAGAAAATGCTTTAGCAGGTAATATTACACTTGAGACTGAGGATGTGGCATTTATGAGAGATTCTATTTGCTTATAA